In the Hyphomonadaceae bacterium BL14 genome, one interval contains:
- a CDS encoding DNA-3-methyladenine glycosylase I, protein MTERCPWPGHDPLYISYHDTEWGVPERDDRALFEKLVLDGFQAGLAWITILRKRETMRAAFDGFDPCIIARYGEADINRLLDDAGIIRSRAKIEAAIGNARAWIAIQEAGPGFSTFLWDFVDGVPVQNRHTAMSEVPAQTGTSQAMAKALKQAGFKFCGPVIVYAFMQAVGMVNDHLVSCPRHAEVARLLA, encoded by the coding sequence ATGACTGAGCGATGCCCCTGGCCGGGCCATGATCCGCTTTACATCTCCTATCACGACACCGAGTGGGGTGTGCCCGAGCGCGATGACCGCGCCTTGTTCGAAAAGCTGGTGCTGGACGGATTCCAGGCCGGGCTCGCCTGGATCACAATATTGCGCAAGCGCGAGACCATGCGCGCGGCCTTCGACGGGTTCGATCCCTGCATCATCGCGCGCTACGGCGAGGCAGACATCAACCGGCTGCTGGATGATGCCGGGATCATCCGCTCGCGCGCCAAGATCGAGGCGGCTATCGGCAATGCGCGGGCCTGGATCGCCATCCAGGAGGCAGGCCCCGGCTTCTCCACCTTCCTGTGGGATTTCGTGGACGGCGTTCCCGTCCAGAACCGCCATACCGCCATGAGCGAGGTGCCCGCCCAGACCGGGACCAGCCAGGCCATGGCCAAGGCGCTGAAGCAGGCCGGGTTCAAATTCTGCGGGCCGGTCATCGTCTACGCCTTCATGCAGGCGGTGGGCATGGTCAACGACCATCTGGTCAGCTGTCCGCGCCATGCCGAAGTGGCGCGGCTGCTGGCCTGA
- the rpsD gene encoding 30S ribosomal protein S4, whose protein sequence is MSKRHSQKYKIDRRMGENIWGRAKSPVNNRAYGPGQHGQRRAGKLSDFGLQLRAKQKLKGYYGNITEKQFAKIYTEAMRRKGNTAENLIGLLESRLDAIVYRAKFVPTVFAARQFVNHGHVKVNGQRVNIASYQCKPGDVIEVREKSRNMALVLEALGSAERDVPEYIELEGKGMKATYARIPDFNEVPYPVKMEPNLVVEFYSS, encoded by the coding sequence ATGTCAAAGCGTCATTCGCAGAAATACAAGATCGACCGCCGTATGGGCGAAAACATCTGGGGCCGCGCCAAGTCCCCGGTGAACAACCGCGCCTACGGCCCCGGCCAGCACGGCCAGCGCCGCGCCGGCAAGCTGTCCGATTTCGGCCTTCAGCTGCGCGCCAAGCAGAAGCTGAAGGGCTATTACGGCAACATCACCGAAAAGCAGTTCGCCAAGATCTATACCGAGGCGATGCGCCGCAAGGGCAACACGGCAGAGAACCTGATCGGCCTGCTGGAAAGCCGTCTGGACGCGATCGTCTATCGCGCCAAGTTCGTGCCGACCGTGTTCGCCGCCCGCCAGTTCGTCAATCACGGCCACGTGAAGGTGAACGGTCAGCGCGTGAACATTGCCTCTTACCAGTGCAAGCCGGGCGACGTCATCGAAGTGCGCGAGAAGTCGCGCAACATGGCCCTGGTGCTCGAAGCGCTGGGCAGCGCCGAGCGCGACGTGCCCGAGTATATCGAGCTTGAAGGCAAGGGCATGAAGGCGACTTACGCCCGCATCCCCGATTTCAACGAGGTGCCGTACCCGGTGAAGATGGAGCCCAACCTCGTGGTCGAATTCTACTCCTCCTAA
- a CDS encoding DUF2336 domain-containing protein, translated as MAEDFRAVTEPAAPPPPAPSGRARTLLTRRLADIVCLPSSRVPPQERWMVADVLETMLATADTDLRAKVAARLADQAEAPAGLVRRLALDEFEIAEPLLARARALTDFDMMEIARKAGRQHRLALARRERVSEVVAAALCASGDVDVISAILRNAGAHLALETVEFLVREAADNESLALLLIKRAELRPAQALTLFWACGHDQRRMILDRFAASRAILQEAASDVFPLAARQEERDPAVDAALVYIDRRQRDRRAAELSPWQSLEGLIEHAARDGLRLEARAEIAALSAIGQHLSNRMLDDFGGEPLAVLAKATGLSREHLVMLIELGGRTDAPLRIQQAVRVFDTLSVDKAQTVLRYWNWVIGRTGTS; from the coding sequence ATGGCTGAAGACTTCCGAGCTGTTACTGAACCGGCCGCACCGCCGCCGCCCGCACCATCGGGCCGGGCGCGCACGCTGTTGACCCGGCGTCTGGCCGATATTGTCTGCCTGCCGTCCAGCCGCGTCCCGCCGCAGGAGCGCTGGATGGTGGCCGACGTGCTGGAAACCATGCTGGCGACCGCCGATACAGATTTGCGCGCCAAGGTGGCTGCGCGTCTGGCCGATCAGGCCGAGGCACCGGCCGGCCTCGTGCGCCGGCTGGCGCTGGATGAGTTCGAGATCGCCGAGCCCTTGCTGGCGCGCGCCCGGGCACTGACCGATTTCGACATGATGGAAATTGCCCGCAAGGCCGGGCGCCAGCACCGTCTGGCGCTGGCCCGGCGTGAGCGCGTGTCCGAAGTTGTTGCCGCGGCCCTGTGTGCGAGTGGTGACGTGGACGTCATCTCGGCAATCCTGCGCAATGCCGGTGCGCATCTGGCGCTGGAGACCGTGGAATTTCTGGTGCGCGAAGCGGCCGACAACGAGTCGCTGGCGCTTTTGCTCATCAAGCGTGCCGAGCTGCGCCCGGCGCAGGCGCTGACCCTGTTCTGGGCGTGTGGCCATGATCAGCGGCGCATGATTCTCGATCGCTTTGCGGCCTCGCGCGCCATTCTGCAAGAGGCCGCCAGCGACGTGTTCCCGCTGGCTGCGCGCCAGGAGGAGCGCGATCCGGCTGTGGACGCCGCGCTCGTTTACATTGACCGGCGCCAGCGTGACCGCCGCGCCGCCGAGCTGTCTCCCTGGCAGTCGCTGGAAGGCCTGATCGAGCATGCCGCGCGCGACGGGCTGAGGCTGGAAGCCCGCGCCGAGATCGCCGCCCTGTCGGCCATCGGCCAGCACCTGTCCAATCGCATGCTGGATGATTTCGGCGGAGAGCCGCTGGCGGTGCTGGCCAAGGCCACGGGCCTGTCACGCGAGCATCTGGTGATGTTGATCGAGCTGGGCGGGCGCACCGATGCGCCGCTGCGTATCCAGCAGGCTGTGCGCGTGTTCGACACGCTCTCGGTGGACAAGGCGCAGACAGTTTTGCGTTACTGGAACTGGGTGATCGGACGCACCGGCACCAGCTGA